The DNA segment taaaaaaattagagtgAGTACAtacatttctctttctctcgtTCTCTCATTCCTCTCATTGCGTTCGCTGGTTTGAGATAGTAGCCGGGAAGCAGAAGACTTTACCAAAACCCCCTTTTCCGATTCACTAAAAAGCTCTTAGCTTTCAAGTTATTGAAAGTGACAGTGATGCATAAACTCCTCATATTGTATGCCACTCAGACGGGCAATGCATTGGACGTAGCCGAACGTCTCTCTCGCGAAGCTGAACGCAGAGCTTGTTCTGTCAACCTTCTCTCCCTTGATCAATATGACCCTGTATGTGTTGCAATCAAATGAAACTTTTTCTACTGCTGTGTGTGCCAAAAGTGTTGTTTTGAAATCAAAGTTTAAGTTTTTTATTCAATGTTTGTGCAGTGTTTGTTACCGCAGGAGCAGGCTGTCATTTTTGTTGTTTCCACAACAGGCCAGGGTGATACACCTGATTCTATGAAGGTGACTAGCTTAAAAGgatctttaaattttttcttgatGTAATTTGAAACTGCTTCCATAGTTCAATTTAAACATGGTGATAGTTTAAAGGTTTTTTTACATAATCATTCAATCAGAGTGTTGACCTTTTATCTAAGTTGGCTTCCTTTTAGTTGATTGTGTAAAAGTCTATACACTTCAGTGCATGAAAATTAAACtcttattttaagttttttttttgcttgttattctttttcctttgcaggtGTTTTGGAGATATCTTCTTCAGAGAAGCCTAGGTCGGCATTGGCTTAAAGGGGTTCCTTATGCAGTTTTCGGCTTGGGAGATTCTAGTTATCAGAAGTACAATGTAAAGTATCAATTCTTGCACATTTGgtgttatgttttattttttggatTGTGTGTAACACTCATGGTGCTGCATTGATTATTGACTATGTACCTCTTGATGCTGAAACATTGTGAGAATGTGGGCAAAGTAGGCACTGGACAATATTGAAAATGACTTAGTTACACTAAAATTTTGATCAAAGCAATTTTTACTGTCTTACCAGAtatgtttattttctttagttTCATGATTTGGATAAAACCTTACCTGTGAACTGGTACAGTTTGTTGCGAAGAAGCTAGACAAAAGATTAATGGATCTTGGAGGAATAGCTATTGTAGAAAGAGGCTTGGGAGATGATCAACACCCTTCAGGGTATGGTTACAAGCTATGTTGTCAATTGGATATTTTACTTGACATAGTTAAAACATACACATCTATGCTTATAAAGTATGAAACATTGATGTTGTTGGAATACTGATTCatctttgtaatatggtatcagagccatttcgagtctatcttagcgagtatttgttgagcctatcgtgtcacccgctatcgggccgctatcggactacccataatatatagtcccacgcacgagttgatagtctcggcgtgaggggggtgtgttggagatcccacatcgactagagattagagcctttcattgtatataagtgagtgcaaacctcaaccctatgagccggttttatggggttgagttaggtttaaagtccactttgtaatatgttTAATCAGAATCAATGTTTTCTTTTCATTGTATGTTGTAATACAAACTTTGTTTCAAGTGACTAAAGATGGTATAATTATTTGTAGCTATGAAGCTTCTCTGGATCCTTGGTCGTCTTCTCTGTGGAGAATGTTAAATATGATTAAACCACAATTCTTATCAAATGGTCCTGATGTTGTGATTCAAGATACAATTTTGATTGATCAACCCAAAGTCCAGATCACATATCACAACTCTGAAAATGAGGACTCACGTTTTTCTAGTACTTCTGGTATTCCAAACTGGTTAAGTTCTTGGTTGACTTGCaatctttcatattttttactcAGAAAGTCTTTGCATGTATGTTGCTTTTATTGCTAATGATTCGTCATCTCTATGAATAATTGAATTAGGTAGCTCTCTTCTATGCTTAGGTAATTAGACTTTGCATATCAAGTAATACACTAGTCTCAAATTGGTAGAAGTGCTTGCTTTAATTACTTCACTACATAGTCATTTTATCGAATTGTTGACATGTGATTGGATGTGGAATATTAGTTGTGCTTGAATTACTTATGGTTAAGCCTTGAAAGTTGTTGGTGCGTAAACATGTGAGAGCATTTTGGCTTTTTGTCACATTTGGGCAAAAGCAGTACACACTCACACATAAAATACACCCAAATGTGAGAAAAAATTGCTTTGGTGTTCCCAAAGTTGTTTATTCTTCATTTGGTGGAGTTTTAGCTGTAATGGTTTGGTGGAATTACACATTTTTATCCTCATCGTTGATAAggcttttttttattgttatatttgacTAGAATAACATGTGACTCTTTCAGATTTAACATGTCTTAGTATTCAAGTTGGGAGTGCTCGAACAGTGCACCCTGGAAAAGCATTGTCTGACAGAAGCACACCTGGCTGCTTTCTTAAGATGGTATAAGATAAGAATTATATGATATTATATTGACGTCTTGATGCTCATGCATTCAGAATTTTAGATAAATCAAATGTTTGTATGTCATTTTTATAGTTAAAATTTCCTTGTATTTTAAGAAGTACAATATCTAATCTATTAAAATTGACGTTGATTGATGAAGTGTTAATTGATCCTTAAAATGTATAGAATTTTGTAGACTTGATTTACTCAATGTGTGTTTTCTAAGCCTATATTTTTCATgaacaaccttttctaaaaacgtaTCTACCACCTAGTCATTTGTTTCTGTAGAATGCCTCACTTTATTTCGTTCTGATCATGCAGGTAAAGAATCTTCCTCTGACCACATCAAACTGTGTAAAAGATGTTCgtcattttgaatttgaatctGTTTCACATGTAAGCTACTGTATCTTTTCTTTAACCTTGTGGTGGATAGATGTATAAACTTCTTAGTGTTGAAACACATTAAGAACAAATTACAATTCTTCAGATCCTATTTTTATATCGAATGGTGAAATTACTTGCTACAAAATTATATTCCTCCACCTGATTTTGAATTAAGAAATGCATTATGGTTTGCTCAGGCTCTTCAATATGAGATTGGTGATGTTCTTGAAATTCTACCTGGTCAAGATTCCATTGCAGTTGATGCTTTCATACAACGTTGTAATTTGGATCCTGATTCATTCATAACTGTAAGTAATTCAATATTAGTTAATATTAATGTGGTTCTCCGACCCTCCTCAGTTAGCATTGACTTCACATTATGCTGCCTCGTGTCTAGACATAAATGAAACATTCAAACATTGTTTGATACATTTAATCAGCTAAATGACCTCTTTTTAACGTCATATACAGATAAAAGAAGCAAGCCTCGTGGTTGTTTCTGCTATTACTTTGTGCTTCCAGGACTTTTCTGAAGCCATGTTCTCCCTGAAAAGTTTTCTATCTAGGAATAGTAGAATTATATAGTTTCCTTTTTTGCTTGTACTTTATTTGTATACCTGATtggtatttttgttattaaacttatttttcttCAATATGTGTATGTACATTTACTGCTAAGATATCTGCAAAATTTCAGGTAAGTCCAAGAGAAATGGATGATCACAATGCACATGATTCTAGAATCCCTGTAAAATTAAGAACTTTTGTGGAATATTCAATGGATGTAGCTTCAGCTTCTCCACGGCGCTACTTCTTTGAGGTAAGATGTAGTCAGTTTTGACAGCCCACTTTTTAtgccatttttttaaaaagtacatAATTAAATTCAATGTTTTCCCTTTTCATTTACTTTATgctctttttcttttctatttgaAGTTATTAACCTTGGATTAGATACATAATGAGTTAATAAGTTGCTATAATTGGTTGCTTTGTGTAATCAAATAGAAACTCACAATGACCAAGGAATGATGatttttcaatatatttattgGCTTTGTGTAATGATGTGTATCTTATAAGTTATAAGTTTGTTATAACACATGATGATTTCTTTAGTATTTACATATAGGAAAAGAAGCTTGATAAATTATTATGTCATCAGCTTGGATATTTGAGTTTCTTCACAACTTATTATGCCATAACTTCTTGCATTAAAAGCTAACCTAGCATTACTGTTATGTTCCAGGTTATGAGTTTTTTTGCAACAGCAGAACATGAGAGGGAAAgacttaaatattttgtttcacCTGAAGGAAGAGACGACCTTTACCAATATAAccagaaagaaagaagaactgtTCTTGAGGTAAGGTCAATGAGTTCTCTTGTGTCTAAGGTCCATGAATGTAAAGGAATTAATGAAACAATAATTGATAAGGTTTGGTGGTTCTTAAGCTTATATTCAATTATGATGCATAAGTAGATATATAATGGGAGGATATAAATATTGTCTACCAAGATTAGTGATATCAGGCAGATTTTTAATGACATTTAAAATCTtatgtatgaaaaaaaaaattagatttcaGTTTCAGTTCCAGTTCTGTTTTGAAGGTAATTGCTTTGTTCAAATTAAAttgatagtttttttattttattcactaACAGTGATATGACTCATTTTTCAATGGCATGAATCTGCTAAAATTGAATTGGGGAGATGCAATGTAATGTAGAAGTAGATCCCAAAATTTGTAGCAGTTCTGGGATTTTATTTTACTCGATCATGATGTTTTCTTTCtctgaaaataaaagaaatttcatTGGAAGGGAATAAAAATGCAAGAGGATATGATAGCCTCTGTGATGAACTGATGGTTTT comes from the Phaseolus vulgaris cultivar G19833 chromosome 8, P. vulgaris v2.0, whole genome shotgun sequence genome and includes:
- the LOC137825977 gene encoding NADPH-dependent diflavin oxidoreductase 1 isoform X1, which codes for MHKLLILYATQTGNALDVAERLSREAERRACSVNLLSLDQYDPCLLPQEQAVIFVVSTTGQGDTPDSMKVFWRYLLQRSLGRHWLKGVPYAVFGLGDSSYQKYNFVAKKLDKRLMDLGGIAIVERGLGDDQHPSGYEASLDPWSSSLWRMLNMIKPQFLSNGPDVVIQDTILIDQPKVQITYHNSENEDSRFSSTSDLTCLSIQVGSARTVHPGKALSDRSTPGCFLKMVKNLPLTTSNCVKDVRHFEFESVSHALQYEIGDVLEILPGQDSIAVDAFIQRCNLDPDSFITVSPREMDDHNAHDSRIPVKLRTFVEYSMDVASASPRRYFFEVMSFFATAEHERERLKYFVSPEGRDDLYQYNQKERRTVLEVLEDFPSVKMPFEWLVQLVPPLKPRAFSISSSQSAHPNQVHLTVNVVSWTTPYKRKKKGLCSSWLAALDPCDAGTLVPAWFHKGLLPVPAPSLPLILVGPGTGCAPFRGFLEERAVQSRTNATAPIIFFFGCCNEKGDFLYHDFWLSHSQNKGVLSEAKGGGFYVAFSRDQPQKVYVQHKMREHSKRIWNLLSEGAAVYIAGSSTKMPADVTSAFEEIISKENGVSREDAVRWIRALERCGKYHIEAWS
- the LOC137825977 gene encoding NADPH-dependent diflavin oxidoreductase 1 isoform X2, producing MHKLLILYATQTGNALDVAERLSREAERRACSVNLLSLDQYDPCLLPQEQAVIFVVSTTGQGDTPDSMKVFWRYLLQRSLGRHWLKGVPYAVFGLGDSSYQKYNFVAKKLDKRLMDLGGIAIVERGLGDDQHPSGYEASLDPWSSSLWRMLNMIKPQFLSNGPDVVIQDTILIDQPKVQITYHNSENEDSRFSSTSDLTCLSIQVGSARTVHPGKALSDRSTPGCFLKMVKNLPLTTSNCVKDVRHFEFESVSHALQYEIGDVLEILPGQDSIAVDAFIQRCNLDPDSFITVSPREMDDHNAHDSRIPVKLRTFVEYSMDVASASPRRYFFEVMSFFATAEHERERLKYFVSPEGRDDLYQYNQKERRTVLEVLEDFPSVKMPFEWLVQLVPPLKPRAFSISSSQSAHPNQVHLTVNVVSWTTPYKRKKKGLCSSWLAALDPCDGTLVPAWFHKGLLPVPAPSLPLILVGPGTGCAPFRGFLEERAVQSRTNATAPIIFFFGCCNEKGDFLYHDFWLSHSQNKGVLSEAKGGGFYVAFSRDQPQKVYVQHKMREHSKRIWNLLSEGAAVYIAGSSTKMPADVTSAFEEIISKENGVSREDAVRWIRALERCGKYHIEAWS